A DNA window from Parabacteroides johnsonii DSM 18315 contains the following coding sequences:
- a CDS encoding MATE family efflux transporter, with amino-acid sequence MEQTSAKREKRKSLLRIAIPIILSSCLQISYDITDMFWVGKLGSGEVAAVGTAGFYIKLGWSLISVITIGTMVSVSHSIGAEKKDRIRHFISCGIRSTFMLGIFYALFIFMLAEPLISLFNIERPEVNTMAQNYLRISSITVLIMFMNLLFTAIIDAHGKTQFSFRAVLYGNIVNIILDPLFIFYFGLGVEGAAWATALSQGCAMMYAIYLLRHRLELTLSIKAVPRKFLRKILGIGTAPAMQRILFSLIGIAIGRIVSIWGTDAIAAQKLGLQIESLSFLLMNGLMQATSILIGQYYGERNTDMIRKCYRTSIRLGYCISIPATFIFLAFPEILLSFFVKEAATIEIGSAYLRIVGFSQLFATLEILTAGAYTGQGLTKYPATVSIVFTTMRIPLALLLGKSMGMGIDGVWWSISLTSVIKGIVLYLLYRKREKEFKESNIQYSNI; translated from the coding sequence ATGGAACAGACATCGGCAAAAAGAGAAAAAAGAAAATCACTATTGAGAATAGCAATCCCTATCATATTATCATCCTGTCTTCAGATTTCATACGATATTACAGATATGTTCTGGGTCGGGAAATTGGGAAGCGGAGAAGTTGCGGCTGTCGGAACGGCCGGATTTTATATCAAATTGGGTTGGTCTTTGATAAGCGTGATAACCATCGGTACTATGGTATCGGTATCACACAGTATAGGGGCTGAAAAGAAGGACAGGATACGGCACTTCATATCATGCGGAATACGCAGTACATTCATGTTGGGGATATTCTATGCCCTGTTCATCTTTATGCTGGCGGAACCTCTTATATCCCTTTTCAATATCGAAAGACCGGAAGTAAACACAATGGCTCAGAACTATCTGAGGATAAGCAGTATCACTGTTCTTATCATGTTTATGAACCTTCTGTTTACCGCCATTATAGACGCACACGGAAAGACACAGTTCTCGTTCAGGGCGGTACTTTACGGGAATATCGTCAATATCATTCTTGACCCTCTGTTCATATTTTATTTCGGACTGGGAGTGGAAGGTGCGGCATGGGCTACGGCACTTTCACAGGGATGTGCCATGATGTATGCGATATATCTTCTCAGACACAGGCTTGAACTCACATTGAGTATAAAAGCGGTACCCCGCAAGTTTCTCAGGAAAATACTTGGAATAGGCACAGCACCTGCCATGCAGCGTATTCTGTTCTCGCTTATCGGCATAGCCATCGGGCGTATCGTAAGTATATGGGGAACAGATGCAATAGCCGCACAGAAACTGGGGCTTCAGATAGAGTCGCTTTCGTTTCTTCTTATGAACGGTCTGATGCAGGCAACCTCCATACTTATAGGGCAATATTACGGGGAGAGGAATACGGATATGATAAGGAAGTGCTATCGTACAAGCATCAGGCTTGGATACTGTATTTCCATACCTGCCACATTCATATTTTTAGCTTTCCCGGAAATCCTACTGTCGTTTTTCGTGAAGGAGGCTGCCACCATAGAAATAGGCAGTGCCTATCTGCGTATAGTCGGCTTCTCACAGTTGTTTGCCACACTCGAAATTCTTACTGCGGGAGCTTATACCGGACAGGGGCTTACCAAATATCCGGCAACCGTGAGTATCGTGTTCACCACAATGAGGATACCTCTTGCCCTTCTGCTTGGCAAAAGTATGGGAATGGGAATAGATGGTGTCTGGTGGAGCATATCGCTTACCAGCGTGATAAAGGGCATTGTACTTTATCTGTTATATAGAAAAAGGGAAAAGGAATTTAAAGAATCAAACATACAATATAGCAATATATGA
- a CDS encoding ArsR/SmtB family transcription factor, translated as MAFSKAEEFEEKDILAARFAKALSHPARIAIVRLLANHNACCYCGDLTTELPIAQSTISQHLKVLKDVGLIDGEIAPPKVCYRINRENLLLAKKLFSELL; from the coding sequence ATGGCATTCAGTAAAGCTGAAGAATTTGAGGAAAAAGATATTTTGGCAGCCCGTTTTGCAAAAGCTCTGAGCCACCCGGCACGAATAGCAATCGTAAGGTTGTTGGCTAACCACAATGCCTGTTGTTATTGTGGGGACTTGACAACGGAACTGCCAATCGCACAGTCTACCATATCACAGCATTTGAAGGTGCTGAAAGATGTAGGTCTGATAGATGGTGAGATAGCTCCACCGAAGGTTTGCTATCGTATTAACCGTGAAAACCTGCTTTTGGCAAAGAAACTGTTTTCAGAACTCTTATGA
- a CDS encoding mobilization protein, with protein sequence MATKSSIHIKPCRVTSSGAHNRRTAEYMRNIGKSQIYIVPELTAGNEQWINPGFGNPDLQAHYDYIKRMVKEKTGRAMQEKERERKGKNGKITKVAGCSPIREGVLLIRPDTTLADVRKFGEECRRRWGITPLQIFLHKDEGHWLSGQPEAEDRESFKVGERWFKPNYHAHIVFDWMNHDTGKSHKLNDEDMTEMQNLASDILLMERGQSKAVTGKEHLERNDFIIGKQKEEMKRLDATRQYREHQLEMANKKMQETESITNALIEKANEKERQSEDLDRAISEKRSRLNKEKGSELLNAAVGWATGKSKALKNEIEDLRCEISTHEETIEQLQDRIQTIQNDYSRELMQLEAKHRSELNRKETEHAQETTRLRNWIAWQGHIIGCLSFLLLKTSDIFRKAVHSIIRFARDYYKPRFDTEQVSDIKNALNLFGDDRQSHQAAGDFLYFTARQKGEFDNREQIKARREVDNVVKGNYDQQQKRGFSMRR encoded by the coding sequence ATGGCAACAAAATCAAGCATACATATCAAGCCCTGCAGAGTCACATCAAGTGGGGCTCATAACCGGAGAACTGCCGAGTACATGCGCAATATCGGCAAGTCTCAAATCTACATCGTGCCCGAACTGACTGCCGGTAACGAGCAGTGGATAAACCCGGGCTTCGGTAATCCCGATCTGCAGGCGCACTATGACTACATCAAGCGGATGGTCAAGGAAAAGACAGGCCGTGCGATGCAGGAGAAGGAGCGTGAACGCAAAGGCAAGAACGGGAAAATTACCAAGGTGGCTGGATGCTCGCCAATCCGTGAGGGCGTGTTGCTCATCAGACCGGACACGACACTGGCAGATGTTCGCAAGTTTGGCGAGGAGTGCCGGAGACGCTGGGGCATCACTCCCCTCCAGATCTTCCTGCACAAGGACGAGGGACATTGGCTTAGCGGTCAGCCGGAAGCGGAAGACAGGGAGAGTTTCAAAGTCGGCGAAAGATGGTTCAAACCGAATTACCATGCCCATATCGTTTTTGACTGGATGAACCATGACACAGGCAAGAGCCACAAACTCAATGATGAGGATATGACCGAAATGCAGAATCTGGCGTCCGATATACTCCTGATGGAGCGTGGGCAGTCAAAGGCTGTTACAGGCAAGGAACATCTGGAACGTAACGACTTTATCATTGGGAAGCAGAAGGAGGAAATGAAGCGGCTTGATGCCACGAGGCAATACCGGGAACATCAGCTGGAAATGGCGAACAAAAAGATGCAGGAAACGGAAAGCATTACCAACGCCCTTATCGAAAAGGCAAATGAAAAGGAACGGCAGAGTGAAGACCTTGACAGGGCTATCAGCGAGAAACGCTCCAGACTGAACAAGGAAAAAGGAAGCGAGCTTCTGAACGCTGCTGTCGGCTGGGCTACCGGAAAATCGAAAGCCCTGAAAAATGAAATAGAGGATTTGCGCTGTGAGATTTCCACGCACGAGGAAACTATCGAGCAGTTGCAGGACAGAATCCAGACCATACAGAACGACTACAGCCGTGAGCTGATGCAACTGGAGGCCAAACACCGATCCGAACTGAATCGCAAGGAAACGGAACATGCACAGGAAACCACAAGGCTTAGAAACTGGATTGCATGGCAAGGCCATATCATCGGCTGTCTCAGTTTCCTGCTGCTCAAAACGAGCGACATCTTCCGTAAGGCGGTACACAGTATCATCCGTTTCGCCCGTGATTATTACAAGCCTCGTTTTGATACGGAACAGGTATCTGACATCAAGAACGCCCTTAACCTGTTCGGAGATGACAGACAATCACATCAGGCGGCAGGGGATTTCCTATACTTCACAGCCAGACAAAAGGGTGAATTTGACAACCGGGAGCAAATCAAAGCCAGACGGGAGGTTGACAATGTGGTGAAAGGAAATTATGATCAACAGCAGAAAAGAGGATTTTCGATGAGAAGGTAA
- a CDS encoding toprim domain-containing protein, whose product MDIQTAKQIRIADFLYSLGHSPVKQQGINLWYKSPLREETEPSFKVNIERNQWYDFAIGKGGNIIALAQELYCSDYVPYLLQKIEEQTPHIHPVSFSFGKQSFSEPSFQELDIVQLTSPALLAYLQERGINTALAKRECKEARFTHNGKRYFAIAFPNISGGYEIRNRYFKGCIAPKEISHIRQSGKPRSACYVFEGFMDYLSFLTLRLESCPQYPDFDRQDYMVLNSVTNVSKALYPLGSYERIHCFLDNDRAGMEALQQIRKEYDSTRHIRDASQIYCGCKDLNEYLQKRMADGKEQMQSVRKRNDTLSKKPKGFRL is encoded by the coding sequence ATGGATATACAAACAGCAAAACAAATCAGGATAGCGGATTTTCTGTACAGTTTGGGACATTCTCCCGTCAAGCAGCAAGGTATCAACCTGTGGTATAAATCCCCGTTACGGGAAGAGACAGAGCCCTCGTTCAAAGTGAATATCGAGCGCAACCAATGGTATGATTTTGCAATTGGTAAAGGTGGAAATATCATTGCACTGGCACAGGAACTTTACTGTTCCGACTATGTACCTTATCTTCTACAGAAAATCGAGGAACAGACACCACACATACATCCCGTGTCTTTCTCTTTTGGCAAGCAGTCATTTTCCGAACCGAGTTTTCAGGAGTTGGACATTGTACAGTTGACTTCTCCTGCCCTGCTTGCCTATCTACAGGAAAGAGGGATAAACACGGCACTGGCGAAAAGAGAATGTAAAGAAGCCCGTTTCACCCACAACGGCAAACGGTATTTCGCCATAGCCTTTCCAAACATATCTGGAGGTTATGAAATCCGCAACCGATATTTCAAGGGATGTATCGCACCAAAAGAAATATCCCATATCAGACAGTCAGGAAAGCCAAGGAGTGCATGTTACGTTTTTGAGGGATTTATGGACTACCTTTCCTTTCTTACCCTGCGGCTTGAAAGCTGTCCGCAATACCCCGATTTCGACAGGCAGGATTACATGGTGCTGAACTCTGTCACCAATGTTTCCAAGGCACTCTACCCATTGGGAAGTTATGAGCGCATCCACTGCTTTCTTGACAATGACCGTGCAGGAATGGAAGCCTTGCAGCAAATCCGCAAGGAATACGACAGCACCCGGCATATACGGGACGCTTCCCAAATCTACTGCGGATGCAAAGACCTGAACGAGTATTTGCAGAAGCGCATGGCTGATGGAAAAGAACAAATGCAATCCGTCAGAAAGAGAAATGACACGCTATCCAAGAAACCGAAAGGCTTCCGGTTATAG
- a CDS encoding AAA family ATPase codes for MDYMKEIKEISAEQAIILWQASRLSLSKIYEKAPEILKVQGSVIGTLGNFSASIGKAKSKKTFNVSAIVAAALKNGTVLRYVAELPEDKRKILYVDTEQSHYHCLKVMKRILRLAGLPDDRDNEHLEFLALRKYTPEQRIRIVEQAIYNTPDIGLVIIDGIRDMVYDINSPGESTRIISKLMQWTDDRQIHIHTILHQNKGDENARGHIGTELNNKAETVLLVEKDKSNGDISNVSAMHIRAMDFEPFAFRINDNALPELIEGYRPEAKKPGRPEEEKFDPYRHITEQQHRIALEAAFGLKEEYGYKDLETALVKAYMSVGVKLNHQKAVSLIIMLRNKRMIVQENGRKYTFKPDFHY; via the coding sequence ATGGACTATATGAAAGAAATAAAGGAGATTTCGGCAGAACAGGCAATAATCCTTTGGCAAGCTTCACGCCTGAGCCTGTCGAAAATCTACGAGAAAGCACCTGAGATTCTAAAAGTGCAAGGTTCGGTCATTGGTACACTGGGCAATTTCAGTGCATCCATCGGCAAAGCCAAGAGTAAAAAGACTTTCAATGTATCGGCTATCGTAGCCGCCGCATTGAAAAACGGTACGGTACTGCGGTATGTGGCAGAACTTCCGGAAGATAAAAGGAAGATTCTTTATGTGGACACAGAACAAAGCCATTATCACTGTCTGAAAGTCATGAAACGTATTTTACGGCTGGCCGGTCTTCCTGATGACAGGGACAATGAACATCTGGAGTTTCTCGCTTTGAGGAAATACACGCCCGAGCAGCGCATCAGGATTGTCGAACAGGCTATCTATAATACACCGGACATAGGGCTTGTAATCATAGACGGCATCCGTGATATGGTATATGACATCAACAGTCCGGGAGAATCGACACGCATCATATCCAAACTGATGCAGTGGACGGATGACAGGCAGATACACATCCATACGATACTCCACCAGAACAAAGGCGATGAAAACGCAAGAGGGCATATCGGTACGGAGCTGAACAACAAGGCGGAAACCGTTCTGCTGGTGGAAAAGGACAAGAGCAACGGGGATATAAGCAATGTTTCAGCCATGCACATCCGTGCAATGGATTTCGAGCCTTTCGCTTTCCGTATCAACGACAATGCATTGCCTGAACTCATAGAGGGGTACAGACCCGAAGCGAAGAAACCGGGAAGACCGGAAGAGGAAAAGTTCGACCCTTACAGGCATATTACCGAACAACAGCACCGCATAGCACTGGAAGCGGCTTTCGGGCTAAAAGAGGAATACGGCTACAAGGATCTGGAAACCGCCTTAGTCAAGGCATATATGTCGGTAGGTGTAAAACTGAACCATCAAAAGGCGGTATCACTTATCATCATGCTCCGGAACAAACGGATGATAGTACAGGAGAACGGCAGGAAATACACGTTCAAGCCGGACTTTCACTATTAG
- a CDS encoding DUF3853 family protein, producing MTNIQELLSKPVWQMTGEEFIMLSRHASGQPEAQPQPVTDTGRKYVYGILGIAKLFGCSLPTANRIKKSGKIDKAITQIGRKIIVDAELALELAGKKTGGRK from the coding sequence ATGACAAATATCCAAGAATTATTATCCAAACCCGTCTGGCAGATGACAGGCGAAGAGTTCATCATGTTAAGCAGGCACGCATCCGGTCAGCCGGAAGCGCAGCCGCAGCCCGTAACGGACACAGGCAGGAAGTATGTGTACGGAATACTCGGCATAGCCAAGCTGTTCGGGTGCAGCCTGCCTACCGCCAACCGCATAAAGAAAAGCGGAAAGATAGACAAGGCGATTACCCAGATAGGGCGCAAGATTATCGTAGATGCGGAATTGGCTCTTGAGCTTGCCGGGAAGAAAACAGGAGGACGGAAATAA
- a CDS encoding PDDEXK nuclease domain-containing protein has translation MESDNNHNIDKRNFDAFVHAVGSEIEQAQVRLITAANAQMLFHYWKMGNYILYQQNLYGWGGKIINKLAQAIRFNYPEKKGYSVRNLSYMCQFAKAYPLSVLRKLIETDTKSTITSVQNITESVQELNNTVFTQEPLAQIQPADNKETTIMQEPLAQIPDVTGTISRICQIAIEDMERIFLSSPVARINWASHVVILNNPLLLGVRYWYMKQSVEMGWSSNVLKMQIESNLYDRQIKSNKVNNFTATLPAPQSDLANYLLKDPYIFDLAGAKEKADERDIEEQLVKHVTRYLLEMGNGFAFVARQKHFQIGDSDFFADLILYNIKLHAYVVVELKATPFKPEYAGQLNFYINVVDDKLRGENDNKTIGLLLCRGKDEVVAQYALAGYDQPIGISDYQLSKAVPENLKSALPSIEEVEEELTLFLDKDKNP, from the coding sequence ATGGAAAGTGACAATAATCATAATATAGACAAAAGGAATTTTGACGCTTTTGTCCATGCTGTCGGTTCGGAAATAGAACAGGCGCAAGTCCGTCTCATTACAGCTGCCAATGCCCAGATGTTGTTCCATTATTGGAAGATGGGTAACTATATCCTGTATCAGCAGAACTTATATGGCTGGGGAGGAAAAATTATCAATAAATTGGCTCAGGCTATCCGCTTCAACTATCCTGAGAAGAAAGGATATTCTGTCAGAAATTTATCCTATATGTGTCAGTTTGCAAAGGCTTATCCTTTAAGTGTATTGAGGAAACTCATAGAAACGGATACAAAGTCCACTATCACAAGTGTACAGAATATTACAGAATCAGTCCAGGAGTTAAACAATACTGTATTTACGCAAGAGCCTCTTGCGCAAATACAACCGGCAGACAATAAGGAAACTACAATTATGCAAGAACCTCTTGCACAAATTCCGGATGTTACCGGAACAATATCCAGAATTTGCCAAATAGCAATTGAAGATATGGAAAGAATATTCCTATCATCACCTGTTGCAAGGATAAATTGGGCAAGCCATGTGGTCATACTCAATAATCCGCTTCTATTGGGTGTAAGATACTGGTACATGAAACAATCGGTAGAAATGGGCTGGAGCAGTAATGTGTTGAAAATGCAGATTGAAAGCAATCTGTATGACAGACAAATCAAGAGTAACAAGGTAAACAACTTCACTGCCACACTTCCGGCACCTCAAAGCGATCTTGCCAATTATCTGTTAAAAGACCCGTATATCTTTGACTTGGCAGGAGCAAAGGAAAAGGCTGACGAAAGGGATATAGAAGAACAGTTGGTAAAGCATGTAACCCGTTACTTGCTGGAAATGGGTAACGGCTTTGCTTTTGTTGCCAGACAAAAACATTTCCAGATTGGGGACAGTGACTTTTTCGCCGACCTGATCCTATATAATATCAAGCTCCACGCCTATGTTGTCGTGGAATTGAAAGCAACGCCATTCAAACCGGAATATGCAGGGCAGTTAAATTTCTATATCAATGTTGTAGATGATAAACTGAGGGGAGAAAATGATAACAAGACCATCGGTCTTTTGCTGTGCAGGGGTAAGGATGAGGTCGTGGCACAATATGCCTTGGCTGGATATGACCAGCCGATAGGTATCAGCGACTATCAATTGAGCAAGGCAGTACCCGAAAATCTGAAATCTGCTCTACCGAGTATAGAAGAAGTGGAAGAAGAACTGACCTTATTCCTTGACAAGGACAAGAACCCATAA
- a CDS encoding site-specific integrase — MNIKRNIIFALESRKKNGVPIVENVPIRMRVIYASQRIEFTTGYRIDVAKWDADKQRVKNGCTNKLKQSASEINADLLKYYTEIQNVFKEFEVQEAMPTTQQLKDAFNLRMKDTSEDQEDVKISFWEIFDEFVKECGNQNNWTESTYEKFAAVKNHLKNFKEDLTFEYFNEFGLNEYVNFLRDKKDMRNSTIGKQMGFLKWFLRWSFKKDYHQNIAYDTFKPKLKTTPKKVIFLTWEELNRLKDYQIPKDKQYLERVRDVFLFCCFTSLRYSDVRNLKRSDVKSDHIEVTTVKTADSLSIELNKYSKAILEKYKDIHFENHMALPVISNQKMNDYLKELGELAEINEPIRETYYKGNERIDEVTPKYALLSTHAGRRTFICNALALGIPAQVVMKWTGHSDYKAMKPYIDIADDIKANAMNKFNQL, encoded by the coding sequence ATGAATATCAAACGAAACATCATTTTTGCATTGGAAAGCCGGAAAAAGAACGGTGTGCCAATCGTGGAGAATGTCCCCATCCGTATGCGTGTCATATACGCAAGCCAGCGCATTGAGTTTACAACGGGTTACCGCATTGATGTAGCCAAGTGGGATGCTGACAAGCAGCGAGTGAAGAACGGGTGTACCAACAAATTAAAGCAAAGTGCATCTGAAATCAATGCCGATCTGCTGAAATACTATACCGAAATTCAAAACGTATTCAAAGAATTTGAGGTACAGGAAGCCATGCCCACTACCCAACAATTAAAGGACGCATTCAACCTGCGAATGAAAGATACAAGTGAAGACCAGGAAGACGTAAAGATAAGTTTTTGGGAGATATTCGATGAATTTGTAAAAGAATGCGGCAATCAGAATAACTGGACTGAATCCACATACGAAAAGTTTGCAGCCGTAAAAAATCACCTTAAAAACTTCAAGGAAGATTTAACCTTTGAATATTTCAATGAGTTCGGACTGAACGAATATGTCAATTTCCTGCGTGACAAGAAAGATATGAGAAACAGTACCATCGGTAAACAAATGGGATTCCTCAAATGGTTCTTGCGATGGAGCTTCAAGAAAGACTATCACCAGAATATAGCATACGATACGTTCAAACCGAAATTGAAAACCACCCCCAAGAAAGTAATCTTTCTGACATGGGAAGAGTTGAACAGACTGAAAGACTATCAGATACCCAAGGACAAGCAGTATCTGGAACGTGTCCGGGATGTTTTCCTGTTCTGTTGCTTTACCAGTCTGCGTTATTCAGATGTTCGTAACCTAAAGAGAAGTGATGTCAAGTCCGACCATATAGAAGTCACCACCGTTAAAACGGCAGACAGTCTGAGTATTGAGCTGAACAAGTACAGTAAAGCCATACTTGAAAAATACAAGGACATCCATTTTGAAAACCACATGGCATTGCCTGTTATCAGCAATCAGAAAATGAATGATTATCTGAAAGAACTGGGAGAACTGGCAGAAATTAACGAACCTATACGTGAAACCTACTACAAAGGAAATGAACGTATAGATGAAGTTACACCGAAATACGCATTGCTCAGCACGCATGCAGGAAGAAGGACATTCATCTGTAATGCGCTGGCTCTAGGTATTCCTGCACAGGTTGTAATGAAATGGACAGGGCACAGTGATTACAAAGCCATGAAACCTTACATTGATATAGCCGATGATATTAAGGCTAATGCAATGAACAAGTTTAACCAACTATAA
- a CDS encoding efflux RND transporter periplasmic adaptor subunit, with protein MTRRLFFNYLPFLFLIASFFTSCNRSHEKKSGSKNNTLVVKLAATSIEVAQSYVADVQAVQFVEIKPKVEGFVEDVLVDEGEHVKKGQVLFKLSSAELYEEVKEAQANYKQVQAELKMAEVEADRVKRLVEKDIISPIRLEQALAEADVARLRVQQAKSRLLRAETNYSYTTITSPFEGYVDRIPFKVGSLVTPSSLLTSLTDVSEMFAYFKINEKEYLEYKRTQLSGVEQPEYNNLELILSDQTTYPYKGTVETVEGDFERGTGSIAFRARFANPDRLLRHGVSGKIRMLTEMEDVILVPQRSTFEIQDFTYVYTVDEEGKVSVRSFEPLSRHGAYYVTKDLPDNTLIVYEGVQQVSDGMVITPEIVDTETVRKQLELSDEVENNK; from the coding sequence ATGACGAGAAGATTATTTTTTAACTATTTACCTTTTTTATTTTTAATAGCCAGCTTTTTTACCTCTTGTAACCGGAGCCATGAAAAAAAATCCGGAAGTAAAAACAATACGCTGGTGGTGAAGCTGGCAGCTACGAGTATTGAAGTGGCCCAATCGTATGTAGCCGATGTGCAGGCTGTCCAGTTTGTGGAAATCAAACCGAAAGTGGAAGGGTTCGTTGAAGATGTCCTGGTTGACGAAGGAGAGCACGTGAAGAAGGGACAGGTCTTGTTCAAGCTTTCCTCTGCCGAACTGTATGAGGAGGTTAAAGAAGCGCAGGCCAACTATAAGCAGGTGCAGGCCGAGTTGAAAATGGCGGAAGTCGAAGCGGACCGTGTAAAGCGCTTGGTGGAAAAGGACATCATTTCGCCGATCCGCTTGGAACAGGCATTGGCGGAAGCCGATGTCGCCCGTTTGCGGGTACAGCAGGCTAAATCGCGTTTGCTTCGTGCGGAAACGAATTATTCATATACGACCATCACGTCTCCTTTTGAAGGATATGTGGACCGCATACCGTTTAAGGTCGGTAGCTTGGTCACGCCGTCCAGCTTGTTGACCTCCCTGACGGATGTTTCGGAAATGTTTGCCTATTTCAAGATTAACGAGAAAGAATATCTCGAATATAAACGTACGCAGTTGAGCGGAGTGGAGCAACCGGAGTATAATAACCTGGAATTGATCCTGTCGGATCAGACAACCTATCCGTACAAAGGAACGGTCGAAACCGTAGAAGGTGATTTTGAACGTGGTACGGGTTCCATTGCTTTTCGTGCGCGTTTTGCCAATCCGGACCGCCTGTTGCGACATGGTGTTTCGGGTAAAATCCGTATGCTGACAGAAATGGAAGACGTGATATTGGTCCCGCAACGTTCGACATTCGAGATTCAGGATTTTACTTACGTGTATACCGTTGATGAAGAAGGCAAAGTGAGTGTTCGCAGTTTCGAACCACTCTCCCGTCATGGTGCCTATTATGTAACGAAAGACCTGCCTGACAATACACTGATCGTTTATGAAGGAGTTCAGCAAGTGAGTGACGGAATGGTTATTACGCCTGAAATTGTGGATACTGAAACGGTCCGTAAACAATTGGAATTGTCTGATGAAGTCGAAAATAATAAGTAA